A single Desulfobaculum xiamenense DNA region contains:
- a CDS encoding alpha-1,2-fucosyltransferase, giving the protein MIVVRLMGGVGNQMFQYAAGRALALRLEAPLRLDLSSFPDERGREFALGSLPLCAEVVTSAELECFPPVAAAPSGGRAARMLRRIACRVRGARRSGGPLRFREPHFHYASAFERLTGDVYLDGYWQSERYFAAASSTVAKELTLAEPQDARNAELAARILSSDSVSVHVRRGDYVHDPTLAGLYAELSPDWYRRAALMAASGLAAPEFFVFSDDPDWVRGHLDFGHPLTVVDHNAGAPLADMRLMSLCGRHVIANSSFSWWGAWLDRRPGAVVLAPAKWFGPRRARRRIDDLYPATWRRT; this is encoded by the coding sequence GTGATCGTGGTGCGCCTCATGGGCGGAGTGGGCAATCAGATGTTCCAGTATGCGGCGGGGCGCGCCTTGGCCTTGCGCCTTGAGGCCCCGTTGCGCCTCGATCTGTCGTCCTTTCCGGACGAGCGCGGGCGGGAGTTCGCGCTTGGCTCGCTGCCTCTGTGTGCCGAGGTCGTCACCTCCGCCGAGCTGGAGTGTTTTCCGCCGGTAGCCGCCGCGCCCAGCGGGGGCAGGGCCGCGCGCATGCTGCGGCGGATTGCCTGCCGCGTGCGCGGCGCGCGGCGAAGTGGCGGCCCCCTTCGCTTTCGCGAACCGCATTTCCATTACGCCTCGGCCTTCGAGCGCCTGACCGGGGACGTCTATCTCGACGGCTATTGGCAGAGCGAACGCTATTTCGCCGCCGCATCGTCCACCGTGGCCAAGGAACTGACCCTTGCCGAGCCGCAGGACGCCCGCAATGCGGAACTGGCCGCGCGCATTCTTTCTTCGGACTCGGTGAGCGTGCACGTGCGCCGGGGCGACTACGTCCACGACCCCACGCTGGCGGGGCTTTACGCCGAGCTCTCGCCGGACTGGTACCGCCGCGCCGCGCTTATGGCCGCGAGCGGGCTTGCCGCCCCGGAATTCTTCGTCTTTTCGGATGACCCGGATTGGGTGCGCGGGCATCTGGACTTCGGCCACCCGTTGACCGTGGTCGATCACAACGCGGGTGCGCCGCTTGCGGACATGCGGCTTATGAGCCTGTGCGGGCGGCACGTCATCGCCAATTCGAGTTTCAGTTGGTGGGGAGCGTGGCTGGACCGCCGGCCCGGAGCGGTGGTGCTGGCCCCGGCGAAGTGGTTCGGCCCGCGCCGGGCGCGGCGCAGGATCGACGACCTCTATCCCGCAACGTGGAGGCGGACATGA
- a CDS encoding glycosyltransferase: MTPAVSVLMAVRDGERWLGHAVESVLAQSCADFECIVVDDASTDTSRDILAACGDARVRCIVNERRLGLAASLNRALAAARGAVVARQDADDESRPERLERQMAFLAAHPEVGVVGTGVDMVDDEGRPAGEYLLYPDHARISWALCFGHPFAHPSVCLRTELLRRVGGYDESFGAAQDHDLWTRLAGRTRFANLDERFVVYRRHDASVSSARAGRQREADARARAAHLSWLTGRHVDEAELFWNALPAAVPGAVELAPERAVAGLVAYARLVVEARRAFARRMRCDAAEARAVDRLAGRRLWNVGAALARVSVPWAAWAVARAMALDPALAGREARSGLRRTVARLLRRAEDAG, encoded by the coding sequence ATGACCCCGGCGGTGTCGGTGCTCATGGCCGTGCGCGACGGCGAGCGGTGGCTCGGGCACGCCGTTGAGAGCGTTCTCGCCCAAAGCTGTGCCGATTTCGAATGCATCGTGGTGGACGATGCCTCGACCGACACAAGCCGCGACATTCTCGCTGCGTGCGGCGATGCGCGGGTGCGGTGTATCGTCAACGAGCGGCGGCTCGGCCTTGCGGCGTCGCTGAACCGCGCCCTCGCGGCGGCGCGCGGCGCGGTGGTGGCACGGCAGGACGCCGACGACGAGTCGCGGCCCGAGCGTCTGGAGCGGCAGATGGCCTTTTTGGCGGCGCATCCCGAGGTGGGCGTGGTCGGTACCGGGGTGGACATGGTGGACGACGAGGGGCGTCCGGCGGGTGAGTATCTGCTGTATCCCGACCACGCGCGGATTTCGTGGGCGCTGTGCTTCGGGCATCCCTTCGCGCATCCCTCGGTCTGCCTGCGAACGGAGCTTTTGCGCCGTGTGGGCGGCTACGACGAATCCTTCGGCGCGGCGCAGGATCACGACCTGTGGACCCGGCTGGCCGGGCGTACGCGCTTCGCCAACCTTGACGAGCGCTTCGTTGTCTACCGCCGTCATGACGCGTCGGTGAGTAGCGCCCGTGCCGGACGCCAGCGCGAGGCCGACGCGCGGGCGCGGGCCGCGCATCTGTCGTGGCTGACGGGGCGGCACGTGGACGAGGCGGAACTGTTCTGGAACGCGCTACCTGCGGCGGTGCCCGGTGCCGTCGAACTCGCGCCGGAGCGGGCCGTGGCGGGGCTTGTGGCCTATGCGCGGCTGGTGGTCGAGGCGCGGCGGGCCTTTGCCCGGCGTATGCGCTGTGACGCAGCCGAGGCGCGGGCCGTGGACCGCCTTGCGGGGCGGCGGCTGTGGAACGTAGGTGCCGCCCTTGCGCGGGTGTCGGTGCCGTGGGCGGCGTGGGCGGTCGCGCGGGCCATGGCGCTGGACCCGGCGCTTGCGGGGAGGGAAGCCCGGAGCGGGCTACGGCGCACAGTGGCGCGGCTGCTGCGGCGCGCGGAGGACGCGGGATGA
- a CDS encoding glycosyltransferase family 4 protein: MRILHVNLNLVEGGLERVMALQCAGLAARGHDNLVLHGRPERPDCAVDGARCACVPWVTHVRCPDLGDRLADVRELLRRERPDVALLNHVFCPELVDLLTRELPCVRFVHDVELVCCGRKMLNRRTPSGAPEPCLFPLGPLCQARAYIHRCMPRDPRIGLPLITARWRIVRMHRSRTRMAAPSGYIRGVLLHNGFAPARVQVIEHFVPTPHGEPSGPQFPADAPPLVLFAARVNKGKGLDVLLAALAHLPRPVRLVVAGDGPDLPAMRELAERLGVAASVEFAGWMDRMELEALRARAALAVVPSVCPESFALVGLEAMAHALPVVGSDSGGITQWLEHGVTGLLVPPRDAAALAGAMDAILADQKLARSMGRAGYAAVRGRFTPERHLDALEALLALAASEGAYAGRAS; encoded by the coding sequence ATGAGGATTCTCCACGTCAATCTCAACCTCGTCGAGGGCGGGCTCGAACGCGTTATGGCCTTGCAGTGCGCGGGCCTTGCCGCGCGCGGGCACGACAATCTCGTTCTGCACGGACGTCCCGAGCGGCCGGACTGCGCCGTGGACGGGGCGCGGTGTGCGTGCGTGCCGTGGGTCACCCATGTCCGCTGCCCGGACCTTGGCGACAGGCTGGCCGATGTGCGCGAGCTGCTGCGGCGCGAGCGGCCGGACGTGGCGCTCCTCAACCATGTGTTTTGTCCCGAACTGGTGGACCTGCTGACGCGGGAGCTACCCTGCGTGCGCTTCGTGCACGACGTGGAACTGGTTTGCTGCGGCAGGAAGATGCTCAACCGTCGGACGCCGAGCGGCGCGCCGGAGCCGTGCCTGTTTCCCCTCGGCCCATTGTGTCAGGCGCGGGCCTACATCCACCGATGCATGCCGCGCGACCCGCGCATCGGGTTGCCGCTCATCACCGCGCGGTGGCGCATTGTGCGCATGCACCGTTCCCGCACGCGCATGGCCGCTCCGAGCGGATACATCCGTGGGGTGCTCCTGCACAACGGCTTCGCCCCGGCGCGGGTGCAGGTCATCGAACATTTTGTGCCGACGCCGCATGGCGAGCCGTCTGGCCCGCAGTTTCCGGCGGATGCGCCGCCGCTGGTCCTCTTCGCGGCGCGGGTGAACAAGGGCAAGGGGCTGGACGTGCTCCTCGCGGCCCTTGCACACCTGCCGCGCCCGGTTCGGTTGGTGGTGGCCGGAGACGGGCCGGACCTCCCGGCCATGCGGGAACTGGCCGAACGCCTCGGCGTGGCGGCGAGCGTGGAATTCGCGGGCTGGATGGACCGCATGGAGCTTGAGGCGCTGCGTGCGCGGGCGGCGTTGGCCGTGGTTCCCTCGGTGTGTCCGGAGTCCTTCGCGCTGGTGGGGCTGGAGGCCATGGCCCACGCCCTGCCCGTGGTGGGCAGCGACAGCGGCGGCATTACGCAGTGGCTGGAGCACGGCGTCACGGGGCTACTGGTCCCCCCGCGCGACGCGGCGGCTCTCGCCGGGGCCATGGACGCCATCCTTGCAGATCAGAAATTGGCGCGATCCATGGGGCGCGCTGGGTATGCGGCCGTGCGTGGGCGCTTCACCCCCGAGCGCCATCTCGACGCGCTGGAGGCGCTTCTTGCGCTGGCAGCGTCCGAGGGCGCGTACGCCGGGAGGGCTTCCTGA
- a CDS encoding glycosyltransferase family 4 protein, with the protein MRILALSPTFLPAVGGAELLVLHVLRRLALRHEVRLVTPVLSEAILSSIGDPGYDHLVNFEVERYRDAVSLMRIRGHRVTGGLIPPFSLSAVAAVHRAVRRFRPHVLNVHYCMPTGLAVPYARSVLGVPAVLSLTGRDVPGPGVPRLWRMWHRLVGGASTETTFITDWCRRAVWGAQSRRGHIIPGGVDMADREDPARSCELRERFGVPNGGRLLFALQRFDPVKRVGVLVRAMPGILRREPGAVLVIGGKGAQLERVRSLAEVLGVARHVHFPGFVPDAEVYPLLMASDLFVFHSTYETFGIVAAQAMACGRAVVASADPALSEVVEHGRTGLLVPVGDHEAFADAVCDLLADDARRRTMGEAGYRRACAEYSWDAVADGYERVLCAASGEDCP; encoded by the coding sequence ATGCGCATCCTCGCCCTGTCCCCGACCTTCCTGCCCGCCGTGGGCGGTGCCGAACTCCTCGTGTTGCATGTCCTGCGGCGTCTCGCCCTGCGGCACGAGGTGCGGCTGGTCACTCCGGTGCTGTCGGAGGCGATTCTTTCGAGCATTGGCGACCCGGGCTACGATCATCTGGTGAATTTCGAGGTGGAGCGCTACCGCGACGCGGTGAGCCTCATGCGTATCCGGGGGCATCGCGTCACGGGGGGGCTCATTCCGCCGTTCTCCCTGTCGGCCGTGGCCGCCGTGCACCGCGCCGTGCGCCGTTTTCGTCCGCATGTGCTCAATGTTCACTACTGCATGCCCACGGGCCTTGCAGTGCCGTACGCGCGCAGCGTCCTTGGCGTGCCTGCTGTGTTGTCCCTGACCGGGCGCGACGTGCCCGGCCCCGGCGTGCCGCGTTTGTGGCGGATGTGGCATCGGCTGGTGGGGGGAGCCTCGACGGAGACGACCTTCATCACCGACTGGTGCCGCCGGGCGGTGTGGGGTGCGCAGTCCCGGCGCGGGCACATCATTCCGGGCGGCGTGGATATGGCCGACCGGGAAGACCCGGCCCGAAGCTGCGAACTGCGGGAACGCTTCGGTGTGCCGAACGGGGGCCGTCTGCTCTTCGCGCTGCAACGCTTCGATCCGGTCAAGCGCGTGGGCGTGCTGGTGCGGGCCATGCCGGGCATCCTGCGCCGCGAGCCGGGGGCCGTGCTGGTCATTGGCGGCAAGGGGGCGCAGCTTGAGCGTGTGCGCTCGCTGGCCGAGGTACTTGGCGTGGCGCGCCACGTGCATTTTCCGGGTTTCGTGCCCGACGCCGAGGTGTATCCGCTGCTCATGGCCTCGGACTTGTTCGTGTTCCATTCGACCTACGAGACCTTCGGCATCGTGGCGGCGCAGGCCATGGCCTGCGGGCGGGCCGTGGTGGCCTCGGCGGACCCGGCACTGTCGGAGGTGGTGGAGCACGGGCGGACCGGGCTGCTGGTTCCCGTGGGCGATCATGAGGCGTTTGCCGATGCCGTGTGCGATCTGCTGGCCGACGACGCACGGCGTCGGACCATGGGCGAGGCCGGATACCGCCGCGCCTGCGCTGAATATTCGTGGGATGCGGTGGCCGATGGCTACGAGCGCGTGCTGTGCGCCGCCTCGGGGGAGGACTGCCCATGA